One window from the genome of Nicotiana tomentosiformis chromosome 5, ASM39032v3, whole genome shotgun sequence encodes:
- the LOC104088707 gene encoding hypothetical protein At1g04090-like gives MFGRECCSWDSVCDYYNVEPQRFDLPSPLPQWPQGKGFATGKICLGEIEAVQITKFKKIWGCSPLFGKSKSVSFYKPDEIPQGFSILGHYCQPDGENITGCILAVKDLSADQKQKISFRDSTSKLPALKKPLNYTLVYSANSLYNETGYIWLPNAPVGYKPMGFVATAEPNEPNLEEVKCVRADLTESCEACEVVFSSNSLFPKNQFQVWKTRPCARGMLCKGVSVGTFFCSTSFTKGDELNIACLKNLDSSLKAMPNLEQVHALIKHYGPTVYFHPDEIYLPSSVQWFFKNGALLFKDGKDNGIAIDSKGSNLPAGGQNDGKYWLDLPNKDVENRHTVKCGNIETAELYVHVKPAEGGTFTDIAMWIFCPFNGPATLKISLLNLAMNRVGEHVGDWEHYTLRISNFSGELWCVYFSEHSGGEWVDARDLEFIDGNKPIVYASRNGHASFPHPGCYLQGITKIGIGVRNDCARSKYYIDSSSKYQITAAEYLGEGIVAEPPWLEYMREWGPTIEYKSGYEVDKIINHLPSFFRISMESLVELFPTELYGEAGPTGPKEKNNWFGDERW, from the exons atgttTGGGAGGGAGTGTTGCAGCTGGGATAGTGTATGTGATTACTACAATGTTGAACCACAGCGTTTTGATTTGCCTTCACCCCTTCCACAATGGCCTCAAG GTAAAGGATTTGCTACAGGAAAAATATGCCTAGGTGAAATTGAAGCTGTTCAAatcacaaagtttaagaaaatttGGGGTTGTAGCCCATTGTTTGGAAAATCAAAATCAGTCTCATTCTATAAACCAGATGAAATTCCACAAGGATTTTCAATTCTTGGCCACTACTGTCAGCCAGATGGTGAGAACATAACAGGCTGTATTCTTGCAGTCAAAGATTTATCTGCTGATCAGAAGCAAAAAATTTCATTTCGAGATTCGACTTCCAAGCTTCCTGCTCTTAAAAAGCCATTGAACTACACTTTAGTGTATAGCGCGAACTCCCTTTATAATGAAACTGGTTACATTTGGCTTCCTAATGCACCAGTTGGTTATAAACCAATGGGCTTTGTGGCTACTGCTGAACCTAATGAACCAAATCTTGAAGAAGTTAAATGTGTCCGCGCTGATCTTACAGAAAGTTGTGAGGCTTGTGAAGTTGTTTTTAGTTCAAATTCTCTTTTTCCAAAGAACCAATTTCAAGTTTGGAAAACAAGACCCTGCGCGAGGGGCATGTTGTGTAAAGGGGTTTCGGTTGGGACATTCTTTTGCAGTACAAGCTTCACTAAAGGAGATGAACTCAACATTGCATGTTTGAAAAATCTTGATTCATCTCTAAAGGCAATGCCCAATCTTGAGCAGGTTCATGCACTTATTAAGCACTATGGACCAACTGTTTACTTCCATCCAGATGAAATTTATTTGCCCTCATCAGTTCAATGGTTCTTCAAAAATGGAGCCCTTCTATTTAAAGATGGGAAGGACAATGGTATAGCGATCGACTCTAAAGGCTCAAACTTGCCAGCTGGAGGACAAAATGATGGTAAATATTGGCTTGATTTGCCGAATAAAGATGTTGAAAATAGGCACACTGTCAAATGTGGTAATATTGAGACCGCGGAGCTCTATGTGCATGTTAAACCGGCTGAAGGAGGAACGTTTACTGATATTGCAATGTGGATTTTTTGCCCCTTTAATGGACCGGCCACCCTTAAAATAAGTTTGTTGAATCTAGCCATGAATAGAGTAGGCGAGCACGTTGGTGATTGGGAGCATTACACTCTTCGTATTAGCAACTTTTCAGGGGAGCTCTGGTGTGTCTATTTCAGTGAGCATAGTGGTGGTGAATGGGTTGATGCTCGTGACTTGGAGTTCATCGATGGGAACAAGCCAATTGTATATGCATCAAGAAATGGACACGCGAGTTTCCCACATCCTGGCTGTTACCTTCAAGGCATTACAAAGATTGGTATCGGAGTGAGGAACGATTGTGCAAGAAGCAAATACTATATTGACTCGAGCAGTAAATATCAAATTACCGCCGCTGAGTATCTTGGAGAAGGAATTGTTGCAGAACCGCCTTGGCTAGAGTACATGAGGGAATGGGGTCCAACCATTGAATACAAATCAGGATATGAAGTTGACAAGATAATCAACCACCTTCCTTCTTTTTTTAGAATTTCAATGGAGAGTCTTGTTGAGCTATTTCCAACTGAACTTTATGGTGAAGCAGGGCCAACAGGACCAAAGGAAAAGAATAACTGGTTTGGAGATGAAAGGTGGTAG
- the LOC104088706 gene encoding bifunctional TH2 protein, mitochondrial-like, producing the protein MAAVPIEESVDIARKCWIKFKKESILALYTPFIVCLASGTLRLETFQHYIAQDSYFLKAFAQAYEAAEECTDDDDAKVGINELRKNVIEELKMHDTVIQEWGFDPAKQSTPNPATVKYTDFLLATASGKIEGVKAAKLATPFERTKLAAYILGAMIPCMRLCAYLGKELHVFLESETTHPYKKWIDSYASEGFQGLTLQNEELLEKLSVSLTGEELDIIEKLYQQAMKLELGFFLAQPIDQKSVIPLSREHSPAEHRLVIFFNFDLTCAVVDSSAILAEIAIMSAPKSGENQPENQLVRMLSADLRSTWEHLSKQYTEEYEQCIETMLLTEKVENFDYERLHKALEQLSDFEKRANLRVIESGVLKGLNLEDIKRAGERLILQDGCNNFFQSIIQNEQLNADIHVLSYCWCGDLMRSAFSSGGLDVLNVHANELIFEENLSTGEIVKKVESPIDKVQAFSKILNSCSNDKKNLTVYVGDSVGDLLCLLQADIGIVLSPSSNLMKVGNHFGVSFIPLFPGVVEKQKICAAGNSSCWTEASSVLYTVSSWAEIHAFILGS; encoded by the exons ATGGCTGCAGTTCCCATAGAGGAAAGTGTGGATATAGCAAGAAAGTGTTGGATCAAATTCAAGAAAGAGTCAATTCTTGCACTTTACACTCCATTTATTGTTTGTTTAGCTTCTGGGACTCTAAGGCTTGAAACTTTCCAGCATTACATAGCTCAAGATTCTTACTTCCTCAAAGCCTTTGCTCAAGC GTATGAAGCTGCAGAAGAGTGTACTGACGATGATGATGCAAAGGTCGGCATTAATGAATTGCGGAAGAATGTCATCGAAGAACTCAAAATGCATGATACGGTTATTCAA GAGTGGGGCTTTGATCCGGCCAAGCAGTCTACGCCCAACCCTGCAACAGTCAAGTACACAGATTTCTTATTGGCTACAGCCTCGGGAAAGATTGAAGGAGTAAAAGCTGCTAAACTTGCTACTCCATTTGAGAGAACTAAGTTGGCAGCTTATATCCTTGGCGCTAtgattccttgcatgaggctttGTGCCTACCTTGGTAAAGAGCTGCACGTGTTTCTTGAGAGCGAAACAACTCATCCTTACAAGAAGTGGATCGACAGTTATGCTTCTGAAGGTTTCCAG GGACTGACTCTGCAAAATGAGGAATTGTTGGAAAAACTAAGTGTCTCTTTGACAGGCGAGGAGCTTGACATAATTGAGAAGCTTTATCAACAAGCAATGAAACTTGAATTAGGCTTCTTCTTAGCGCAGCCAATTGATCAGAAATCCGTCATCCCTCTGTCAAGAGAGCACAGTCCTGCTGAACACCGGCTTGTGATATTTTTCAATTTTGATTTGACCTGCGCGGTTGTTGACTCGTCAGCGATCTTGGCAGAAATTGCAATTATGTCGGCACCAAAATCTGGTGAAAATCAACCAGAGAATCAACTTGTTCGAATGTTGTCAGCAGATCTGAGAAGTACATGGGAACATCTCTCTAAGCAGTATACCGAAGAATATGAGCAATGCATAGAGACGATGTTGCTTACTGAGAAAG TTGAAAATTTTGATTATGAAAGGCTGCATAAAGCGCTTGAGCAACTTTCAGATTTTGAGAAAAGAGCCAATTTGAGGGTGATAGAATCTGGAGTACTGAAAGGTCTGAACCTTGAAGACATAAAGCGAGCCGGGGAGCGGTTGATTCTCCAAGATGGTTGTAACAACTTTTTCCAGAGCATAATACAAAATGAACAGTTGAACGCAGACATTCATGTCCTCTCCTATTGTTGGTGTGGTGACCTTATGAGGTCTGCCTTCTCATCAG GGGGTTTGGATGTTCTGAATGTGCATGCAAATGAGCTTATATTTGAAGAAAATCTATCCACTGGTGAAATAGTTAAGAAAGTTGAGTCCCCCATCGACAAAGTTCAAGCCTTCAGTAAAATCTTAAATAGCTGCAGCAATGACAAAAAGAATCTGACAGTTTACGTAGGGGATTCAGTGGGCGACTTGCTTTGCTTGCTGCAAGCAGATATTGGGATTGTGCTTAGTCCAAGCTCAAATCTGATGAAAGTGGGGAATCATTTTGGTGTTTCTTTTATTCCGCTATTTCCTGGCGTCGTTGAGAAACAGAAGATTTGTGCTGCAGGAAACTCATCTTGTTGGACGGAGGCCTCTAGCGTTCTCTATACCGTTTCTAGCTGGGCCGAGATTCATGCATTTATATTGGGGTCGTAG